The Desulfitibacter sp. BRH_c19 nucleotide sequence TCTTAAAAAGGGTCAATATGATTTGGTTGTCCTCTCAAACATTGTTCATGCTTATTCAGAAAAAGAAATACAGCATATTTTAAAATGTTCTGTAAAATGTCTGAAAGCAGATGGCTTCCTGTTGGTACATGATTTCTTTTTGGAACACTTTCCTGAAAAGGCTACACTTTTTGATCTAAACATGCTTATCAATACATACAATGGTAAGGTTTTTGAGGGAAGTTGGCTTAGGCAGCAGGTAAGAAATTGTGGTCTTCATGCTTCCAACCTTATTTCACTAGAGACAGATACTGCTGTAATTATTGCATCAGATAATAAGGAGAACTTGGAAAACCTTTGCTTAGATAAAACATCTGGTTTGATTAAGGAAATAGAGGGTCTGGGATTTAAGGAAGTCTATTCAGTTCCTATAGAATCCATTCATGTTCCTGACTGGACCCCTGTACACTGCCAGTTTGGATGTAAAAGCTTTGGAAAGCTTAGCTGTCCTCCTAATAGTCCATCTCCTGAAGAAACTAGAAATGTACTTAAGGATTATAGTCTGGCACTACTTCTGGAGGGGGAGCCTCCTACCAATAGCTTTCAAAAACTTGTTTTGCAAGCTGAAAAGAAAGCATTCAAGACTGGTTATTATAAAGCTTTTGCTTACTGGGCAGGGCCGTGTACACTTTGTGAAAACTGCAATACCCAGGGGCAATGCTTCAGACCTGAAGATACTAGACCATCAATGGAAGGTGCAGGTATAGATGTCTTTGAAACAGTTAAGCGTGCAGAAATAGCACTACAAACCTTGAACAGTAAAAGTGATTATTGTAAGTATTTTGCATTACTACTATTGGAGTGATGATTATGCGTATACTGTTAATACAAGCTTTATCAATGGATGAAGCCTCATCTGAAAGGGTATATCCCATAGGGATTGTATCACTTGCTACTCATATTGAAAACAAGGGGTATCAGGTAGAGCTTCTAGATATGAATGTTGAGATAGACCCCTTTAGGGCACTAAAAGAGAAGATGGCCAGCTTTGAGCCTGAGGTAGTGGCAATATCACTTCGCAACATTGATCCTTTGGGAAATAAAACCAGCTCCCTCATTCCAAACTTTGTTGTTACTGTTCGTATGGTTGCAAAGCTTTTGCCAAAAACATGGATTATTGTAGGAGGTACTGGATTTTCTCTTTTCCCAGAACGTTTACTGCTGGAAATCCCCGAAATCCACTATGGGATTGTAGGAGAAGCTGAAAATTCTTTCCCAGCACTACTTTCGTCTCTAGAAAAGCCATCATTCATAAAGGGATTATGTGTGCGCAAGGGCAACGAAGTAATTGTTACACCTCCCTCTATGGACTTTGATATGACAAATGACTATTTACAGCCGTCCAGGAAGCTGTTGGACCCAAGTCCCTACTTAAAAGCCAACAGTTATGTTCCTGTCATTGGAATTGAGACAAAGAGGGGATGCCCCTATAATTGTGCTTATTGTGTCTACCCTAACCTCCAGGGGAAAAAGCTGCGTTGTCGTACACCTGAAGGTGTTGTAGATGAAATTAAATTTTTAATTAAGGAATATGGTATCCATAGGTTTCACTTTAATGATCCTATTATAAATGCTCCCTTTGGACACTTGGAACAAATTTGTGAGGAAATCCTGCGTAGAAAACTCAAAATCACGTGGGGTGGCTTTTTCCGAGAAGATAATATAACTGAAAAAAATGTAGCCCTTTTTGAAAGAGCAGGCTGTGAGTGCTTTGCCTTTTCCCCTGATGGACTTTGTCAAGAAGCATTAGATACTCTTAAAAAAAATCTTACTGAAGAAGATATTTTAAAAGCAGCCAGTTTAGTTGCTAAAAGTGATGTAATAAGTATTTATCATTTCATGGCAAATGTGCCCGGGGAAACAGACGAGACTGTTAGAAAAGGCGTTAAGCTTTTGGAACGCATCTATGACATACACTCTGTTAAGAGAAATTTAGGAACAATTATCCTTAATAATATTCGCATTCTACCAGGTACACCTGTTGAAGCCATGGCCATAGAACAGGGATTTATAGAAAAGGATACAGACCTGCTTTATCCAACATACTACAATCCTACACCCTTTGATAAATTAAGATACAAGCTGGAAACACTTCATCTTTGTAAAAATGTATTCATGTGGCAGGAGGTCAAATAATGAAGATACTTTTATTGGAGCATCCCAGGAGCATCAGTACTGAGAGATGTAATGATATAGCAAACACTCCCCTTTCCTCATGCCTACTTACTGGTTATGCTGCAGGGATTTTAAAAGGTAATGGACATGAAGTGAAAATTATAGAAGGATTCCTTGATAAACTTTCGTATGAAGAGATATGGAAGGAGCTTAAAGATTTCAAGCCTGATATTTTAGGTGTTCATATGATTTATCACTGGAAGAATGATGGCAAGCTTTATAGCTTTCTTGAGACTGTGAAAAATGAAGGACTTACTCCATATGTTACTGCTTATGGCTTTTACCCTACCTTTGGCTATGAAGAAATCCTGCAAAGCTGTAAAGCAATTGACTCTATTATCCTGGGAGAACCAGAGTTAACCTTTGCTGAATTAGCAGCTGCTCTTTCTAATAAAACATCTCATGAAAATATCCAGGGATTAGCTTATCAATCTTCACATGGCAGTATTATCTACTCTAAAGGAAAGCCTGTTGAAAATCTTGATACCCTCCCCTTTCCAGTCCGTACAAAAGCTTCATTTAGTATTGGTGAGGTAAACATCCTAGGTAGTCGTGGATGCTACGGTGCCTGTACCTTTTGCTATATTAGTTCATTTTATGTTCATAGTCCAAAATGGCGCGGACGAAGTCCTGAAAATATCATAGCTGAAATAGATGAAATATTATCAAACCATAATCTCAATTATTTCTATTTTACTGATCCAAACTTTTTTGGTCCTGGCCAGAATGGTCAAGAAAGGGTTTTACGTCTAGCTTCTCTCATTAAACCAAGAAAAATTAGATTTGGAATTGAAGCCAGGGTAAATGATATTCACGATGAATCAATAAAAGCTTTGGTAGATGCAGGCTTATGCCATATTTTAATTGGTCTTGAAAGTGGCAAGAATGAATCTCTAAAGCGCTTGAATAAAATGACGACCGTATCTCAAAATGAAAAGGCTATAAAAATCCTACGCAAACATGGTATAGAACCAAGTATAGGATTTATTATGTTTGAACCAGATTCTTCGTTGGAAGATATTAGAATTAATTTTGAATTCCTTAAAAGAAACAGCCTACTCAAAAACCTTGATATTACTGTGAATGTCCTTTATCATCACATGATAATCCTTCAGGGCACAAAAGCTTACAAATCACTTAAAAGTGAGGGGTGCTTGGATATCTCACCCTATTCAACATACGAGGCCAGCACATCCTATGTTAACCAGCAGGTCTTTACTCTAGCAGCTATAATGAGGGATATTACTAACTATATTTTCTATCGCTTAGAAGAGATTTGGAGCAAAAAAGTACCTGAACCAACAAATGCTCCCTTAAAATATGAGAGGATTAATAGACTTCTAGTAGGGTGTTTTGAAACAGCCTTAGCTTCGTTAGAAAATGGAAAATATTTTAGTGATAAAGAGATGGAAACCTTTATTTGCAAAACTAAAAAACAGATTGATAAGCTATTTTAAAATGTATAAATTGAAATGAAAAATGTTGGGCACAATAAATAGCAGTTATGTGATAAAATGAGATATATTATTACAAAACTTATTATCAGGGGGCTAAACAATGAAAATTATAGCTGGAGGAGCAGGAAGCGGGAAAACTAAAAAACTTATGGAAATTGCTCTGGAGTATTTAAATGACGGAAAATCGGTCCATATCATCTCTAGTAAGAATTCTGCTGAAGAAATAGTACATAGGCTAAGATTAGAATCAGCAAAAGTAGGTACTTCATATATCCCTGAATGGAACCATAAATTAATTGTAGCATATGCAGATACACTGGGAAAGATTTGTAAAGAGATAATAGATTCAAATTATGATGTTATTCTGATAGACAAGACGCGAAAATATAAAACTACTTCTGCCTCTGCCGATATGGAATTAATAACACTAATTGCTTCTAAATTAAATTCTGTAACTTATATGACTTTAAACACAAAAAGGGAACTAAAGGAAGGTGTTAAAGTTATCGATGGAAAGGAAATTGCGGAAATCGCCGAATTAATGTAAGTGTATTTTTAATTATGACAAAGGACATAGGGTGCGGCAAGCTCCAAAGCTTGCTCGCACCCTATCATCTTTCTCTACCATAAGTAAATTTAAATTTCTTTTCTGTAGTTAATTTGTTGTTTTATATTTTGATAACCCAATTTTTCATAAAATTTATGGGCGCTTTTTCTAATAACATTAGCTCTTAGGTTCACATATCGGCACCTTTTTTCTTTGCCAAACGATTCAACGCGTCTTAACAGTTTTTCACCTATACCTTGACTTCTGTATTTTTCATCAATAATAAGTCCATTAACTTCAATCATTATATCAGAATAAAACATTCTATTAATATGAGCTTGAATACAACCAATCACTTTTCCCTCAGGTAAAACTGCCCCATATATAATGTAATCTGATTTATCTATTATGCTTTTTACATTAGCCATTATGTCTTCCTGAGGAACCGGATAACCTAACTGTTTACATAATAGGTATAGATAATCTACATCCTCAATTTTAATCTCTCTAATATCGTAGTCCTGATGTATCTCCATTCTTTTCCACCACTTTTTAAATTATATTTAACGATTTTTCTACTGCCCTTATAGCGTGAATATATGTAGTATCAAATAAAGGTACTTTCGAGTCTTCCTTTTTTACTAGCAGGGGAATCTCCGTGCACCCAAGTATTATTCCATCTGCACCCATCAAAACTAATTTCTCAATAATTCTTTTAAATTCTAACCTAGATTCTTGTTTAATGGTTCCTAGACATAGCTCTTTAAAAATGATGTCATGCACTATCTCTCTGTCTATTTCATTAGGTATTAGAACTTGAATTTCTTTTTCTTCAAGTCCATTTCTATAAAAATTCTGCTCCATTGTGGGACGGGTTCCAAGCAATCCAACTTTCTTTATTTTAGCTTTTGTAATTTCATCTGCTGTGGCATCAGCAATATGTAATAATGCAACAGTTATTTCTTTTTGAATCTGCTCGGCTAGTTTATGCATTGTGTTTGTACATAAAATGATAAAGTCTGCTCCTCCATTTTCCAAAGTCTTAGCTGCCGCAACTAGAATCTGTAATATGGAGTCCCATTGGTCGTTTCTCATATAGAATTCAATCTTATCAAAATCTACGCTATATAATAAGCACTCAGCAGAATGCAGACCTCCTAGTTTAAGTTTTACTTCTTCATTAATTAATCTATAGTACTCAACGCTTGACTCCCAACTCATGCCTCCGATTAATCCAATTTTCTTCATAACACTCTACCTCCAAATTATATCCAGCGTCTTAGGTGTGAACCTATACTAACTAAATTCCTGTTTAACATTGGCAAATAATATATAATAGCATAAAATTGCTGTTCCACATACAATAAATACATCAGCAACATTAAAAACCGGAAACTGATATGAACCAATTAGTATCCCAAAAAAATCAGTAACAGCTCCCTTTGTAACTCTATCTATGAGATTACCAACTGCTCCACCTAAGAAAAAGGTTAATGCAGTTTTAATTAAATTTCCATTTAACTTAAATATAAGATATATAATCAAACTAGAAACCAACATAGCCATTAATATAAAAAAGTATCGGCCGTTTTCTAATATACTCCAAGCAGCTCCCGTATTTTCTACATTAGTTAAATAAAACAATTTATTAATAAGTGTTATTTTATTTCCATAATCAATGCTGTTAACAATAAGTAATTTCGTTGCTTGGTCTACAATAACAATTATAATTGCTATTAACATCCATATCATTCCATAATATCTCCCTTTTTCTCATCAAATGATTTCACAGCCGGAGTCATGGCTGGTCATTTTTTCCAATGCCATGTAGTTCAAAAATTTCCTTCTCACTATATTTTGACAGTTCTTCGATTGTAGTTATTCCTACACTTTGAATTGCTCTTTGTGCAGGTCTACTAAGCTTCATAAGTAAAATATCGATCTGCATGTATCCACTCTCCCTTAAGTATATATTATTACTTTATTCTAATAGCTCACAATATCAAACTTCGATTTGTAAATGTGTGCGAAGTTTCGAGTTCTACCGCCAAGGCAACAGGTGGAATAGAGCCTCCATCTGATTCCCCGATGTTCAGCTTTGGCTGAACGAGTTCACTTGGCCATACTGTTTTTAATATTTATGAGTTAATCATTTTGCTGTACTTTAATGCTTTGAATAAAATCTGCGTTTATTAGTTCTTTACCCTTTCGGGTTTCAACCTCAAGCCAATTTTCATTTACATCAGTTATTTTCCCTACTACAGTTGTTCCAAATGATCCTGTAGATATCTTGCACTTCTTTCCGATGTATTTTTTAATTACTTCATTTGTCATAATTAGTACACCCTTTCTTTTTATCGTTTATTAATTACAAATACGAAATAGCAACAAAGCTAGATCCATTCCCCAATTGCAAGAGAAAGCCCCTGCATCTTTATGGGAATACTCGTTTTATGCGATGGACCACCTTTTAAGACATTCTGAATATAGTGTGGTTATTGTCCAGATAAGTAGGAATCAATCACTTTCCAGGAAATAGTCTCCACAATTGTCGTTTTAAGCGGCAATGTTGGAGAGTTTTTTCATGTGTGCTGATTTTATACTCACAATCATAACATACCCTATCGTAGACAAATCCAACGAATCGCAGCTGGAGCTGCAAATCCACGTGGTTATGTTATGTCCACACTTTCAAGAAAACTTAACCGAATTTTCCTAGTCCCCTTAGGGAACATTATCCTTGAGGTGAGATAAATGCTAATAAATCAATTAATGAGTATGATGGAAAAGTTAGCACAAGAATTAAAAGAAGCTGATCCCGATAAAAGAGATCATTTTCTAAAAAGCACCCTAATACTTTTGGATGTTTCCGCTGAAGCAATGGAAAAAAGTCCAGAGTTACGCCAAAAGTTTGCAAAAGTACACTCGATCTTTTTAAAATATCCAGAATGCAGAGAAACACTCAACCAAAGCATAAAAGCTTATGAAACCTTTGTTAAATCATCTTTGAAATAAGGTTTACGTTAAACTATCCATAATTCTGGTTTTACTAAGATCAGACATTATGGTATTTTATCAAGTCGTAATCGGCTCTAAGCTGGCTTTATACTTAAAACTTATTGGTATTAAGCCTATTATTGCTGAGTCAACTAAACCAAAGCTTCCTCACCTGTGTCCCGTTTGTGGTGCAGACGGGGATATGTGGTGCGGCAACCCCTAAAACTAGCCCCACCGCCCCTTGTGGGAATGCTCGCGTTATACGATGCCGCGGTTGAGACCAGCTTGTAATGCCTCAGAATGTAAGCACTTGAGTATGCTGCACATTTACCTGGCGGTTGGTCTTCATATCGATTTAATGCTAATAAAGTACCTATAAAGTGTCTTAACTTTATAAGTATGAACCTAGGATAATGCTCATTATATATAATTGTGATAGCTTACTCATTAATACTTTTTATTGCATACTCTTTTGAAAAATCATTTAGGTTTTTTCCATCCATACGATAAACCCTAATATCTTTTACTAAACTTGCTCCCCAATTAACATATCGCTCAATAGCATCCGTGTTCCAATCATGGCACCACCATTCTAAACGGTCGCAATTTCTTTCTTTTGCGATATTCGCTAAATATGAAAGCATCACTTTTCCAAAGCCATTACCTCTTGCATAAGGTTCTATATATAAATCTACTAAGGCAATCCCTGGTTTACCCAAAAAGGTCGAAAAACTACTATGAAAAAAAGCAAACCCCACAGGTGCTCCTTTATATTCGCCAATGAGAGCTTCTGCTCCGCATTGATCAAACATATATTTTTTTAATATATCTGGAGTTACAGTAACTTCATCCAATTCGTTTTCATAAGATGCCAAATCACGAATATATTTTACAATCAAATCTGCATCTTTCTTTTCCGCAAAACGAATGTGAAAACCACATGCTTTTGTTTCAATTCTTTTCATATTATTCTCCTCCTTAAACTTAATTAATATAAAAAAATCCTTACTTTGTACTTATCTCCAACTACCAAGTAGAAAATCAACTTATTCCATCCCTATCAAACCTGTGCATGGACGTACAGCAATGCACCACCTGTACTCTAACGTCTCAGTATTACCGCGTACCCGTCCCGTAGGGCTGGTGTAAGACTTGCCTACTACGGCTACCATCCCAAATTGGCAGGTCTTGTGATAGAAGACATGTGGTGCGGCCTACTCTAGAGCTTTACCCCACCGCACCTTTACGGGAAAGCTCGTATTATACGCATTCACAAAAATAATTATCTGGATTGACATTATTTATTGTATAATTTACTTTAATATTGTACAATATAATCATGCAATATCATTATAAGGAGTGGTTGCATTGTCCAAAACCATTAAAAACTATACCTTTTCTCTTCCTATTGAACTACTCAACAAATTAAAAAAGTTTTCTAACGAAGGTCATGTTCCTTCTGTAAACTCTGCTGTAAAAGAAGCAATTGAATCCTACGTTAAACTTATAGAAAAACAAAATTTGTATATTAAAATGAAGGAAGCCTCAAAAGATCCTATGTTTATGGAAGACCTAGATAGTGTAATGTATGATTTTTCTTATTCTGATTATGAAGCCACAAAGGAGAAAAAATAAATGGACTATCAATGGAACATTTTCTGGGCTGATCTTAATCCAATAAAAGGTTCTGAACAAGCCGGGATTAGACCAGTTTTAGTAATCTCAGAGGAGGCAGTAAATCAAGCCCTTCCAATTGTTACAATACTCTGTTTAACTTCACATAAACCTGGAAGAAAAATATATCCCATCGAAGTATTATTAGAACCAAAAGATTCTCACCTTACGCATTCTTCTATTGTCATGGTACATCAAGTACGATCTATTTCCAAAGAGCGTTTGAGTGATAAGTGCGGTTTTATTGAAAGTGAAGAAGTTAAGGAAAAAATCAAATACGCTATTAAGCTCTATCTTGATCTAATGTAATCTTTCAACCTGCAAGGATTAACTGACTTAGTAATTGCGTATATCGTGCTAATGATATGTGTTATATAAGCTATATAGTTGAAGCAGACATCCATGGCTTTTTCGACCATGTGGACCACGAGTGGCTAATGAAAATGCCGAGGTAAGGACTAGCCATCCGCCTCGTATCGAGTCTTGGAGGCATTACGGTAACGTAGTGTTTTAAGCGTAGACAGAAAGTTAGCGAGGTAGAATCGACTGGGTGGAATTCTTACAAAATATCTGTCCAAAGGCGAAATCTAATATCTCTTCCTAAAGAAATTAGGGAAAAACTTAATATTGCTTTCCACGTTCCCGATCGCTTCTGCCACTATCATTAGTTACACAGTTTTCGGGGCTCAATCCCGTTTATTGAACCATATAAGATGATTCCGGCTAGTCAAGCATACTTTTGGACCAAGAAAGCTCAAACTGACTTACTTGAAGCTAAAGAAGATGTTAATGCCGGTAGGGTTCGTGAGTTTTCAAGTGTTAATGAGTTTTTAAAAGGTTTTGACAATGACTAGACGATTTATTTCTACTCGAAAATTTGATAAACAGTTTAAGTCTCTGATAAAAAAACTCAAAAACAATCATCCAAGGCTATTGAACTTTTCATAAAAGACCCTACCCATCCTGCCTTACGTTTTAAAAGAATCCAAGGAACGGATAACTTCTTTGAAATATCTGTAAACATGTCAATCAGAATAGTTATCGAGACCACTAAATCTGACAATGATCAAATAAACACTCTTTTTATAATTCGTAAAACTGAAGCTGTTTTCCCACCAAAATAAGATTTTAATCCCATTTACATTCCATTGCATTTTCTGCGGCAGTTTACGTCTAACGTTCCCGTGATTTGCGAACTTGGTAGTTGGCGCGATTTTTAACCCCAAAGTCTCGCCTACTTCAAAAATCATGACAATTACCAAGTTAGGTCGAAAGCGAAAGCCGGAGCCGCAAATCATCGTGTTAGGCAGAGTTGCCGTTCAGTACAACAAATACTTCATTCACCTGGTGCCCGAATTTTTTTGTCAATCTAGACTTGCCTAGATTAGACTTTATTATTTTCTTTATATCAGGATCATTTTTCTGAGCCCACTCCTTCATAAGATCAAAACCTTCAGTAGGTAGTTTTGCAACAAATACACTTATTGCGTACTCAAGTCCTTTCCTTAATACACGAAATTCTTCAGTCTTTCGAATTTCTCTCCTCAAGTTAATTATGTCTTTCAAAATTCTTTCCGTAATTTTAAAGCAGAATAGTACATTATCTTTTTCATTCAAAACAGGAGGGTGTGCTAGGGCCGCTATAATTGCTCTTTTTTCTAAAATAGAAGCGTCATCATCAATCCACTTATTAAAGATTAATTCTGCTTGTCTAAAATCATTCTCTTCAATCCATTGAAGACCTATAGCTACAGCTTCCCTAACTCGCCATCTTGAATCATTTGCTGCAGCCTGCAATAGTTCAATAATTTTTTCTTTCTTTTCAAAATCGACACATTTAAATATAGCTCCCAGAGCTTGTACAGCACAAAAAGGGATGAATTCTTGAGGGCTATCTGATGGAGTATCTTCAGATGCTACTCCTGCCCATTCATTTAAAGTTAGCCATAAGTTATCATCAATGTATTGCATTTCTTTTAAGCTATCGGCAAATGCATAAGCTAACTCCAAATTACCTCTTGGCCCTGGTAAGTTGGAATTAAAAATTAATATGTCTTTCAGTTCTCTAAAAGCACTCTCACTCTTAATTATTAACGGTTTCAATTGTATTCCATATTCTTCACGTTTGCTCATTTTTGACTCCTATGACCTCAAAAAATTTCACCCAGGCAATTTTGACAACCTGCTGTTATATGACGTCGGAAACCATAAAACTTAGGGCCACCAAAGAGGTAGCCCACAGATGACATGTTCCTATGAAACATCAAACTTTAATGTCAATTCTTTTAAGTTTATAATTGCTCTGGCTTCCATCAGCAAATCTAGTCCTAGCAACCCATTTATCTCACCTTTCGGATCAATAACACCAAAATCTAGCTTAAAATCTCTCAAATTTACGTTTCCAAAATTCACTTGATCAATTCGTTTTGAAAAGAAATAATGTAGACTTCCTCCAACACCATAAAATGATTTTATTTCATCCTTTAATTCAGCTACAATACCAAGATCTTCAACAATATCAGGAGAAATAAGTGTTTCAACTGCACCAGTATCTATAACAATATTCTCAATAACTTTTACTACTCCACAATGTGTTATTTCTATTGAACTATATAGTAATCCATCATGTAATCGTAGTTTCATTACTCATACCTCTATAACCAAAAATATTCTTGATCTCAATTTCAATCTTTTCATTTCCTGTATGATAAACTATTATGTCATCTTTAG carries:
- a CDS encoding metal-binding protein is translated as MLKYDPQSSGPQYLENLATGYWFSEALFTAIELDIFSLLDPHGKNTVEIAKQLDCESKALERYLYALCSLGLLSQFDNIFFNTKISSEYLVKGKEYYQGDSILWRKYLTGHWQGLRKCIEAGGKIDLSSPQSNSNDLASRIRKYINAMDNVARIKVNEIVPIFKGLPLSGNILDIGAGSGAISAGFLKEFPDMEATLVDISQVLDYTKELMTSREFTENISYCETNILENWHLKKGQYDLVVLSNIVHAYSEKEIQHILKCSVKCLKADGFLLVHDFFLEHFPEKATLFDLNMLINTYNGKVFEGSWLRQQVRNCGLHASNLISLETDTAVIIASDNKENLENLCLDKTSGLIKEIEGLGFKEVYSVPIESIHVPDWTPVHCQFGCKSFGKLSCPPNSPSPEETRNVLKDYSLALLLEGEPPTNSFQKLVLQAEKKAFKTGYYKAFAYWAGPCTLCENCNTQGQCFRPEDTRPSMEGAGIDVFETVKRAEIALQTLNSKSDYCKYFALLLLE
- a CDS encoding radical SAM protein, whose product is MRILLIQALSMDEASSERVYPIGIVSLATHIENKGYQVELLDMNVEIDPFRALKEKMASFEPEVVAISLRNIDPLGNKTSSLIPNFVVTVRMVAKLLPKTWIIVGGTGFSLFPERLLLEIPEIHYGIVGEAENSFPALLSSLEKPSFIKGLCVRKGNEVIVTPPSMDFDMTNDYLQPSRKLLDPSPYLKANSYVPVIGIETKRGCPYNCAYCVYPNLQGKKLRCRTPEGVVDEIKFLIKEYGIHRFHFNDPIINAPFGHLEQICEEILRRKLKITWGGFFREDNITEKNVALFERAGCECFAFSPDGLCQEALDTLKKNLTEEDILKAASLVAKSDVISIYHFMANVPGETDETVRKGVKLLERIYDIHSVKRNLGTIILNNIRILPGTPVEAMAIEQGFIEKDTDLLYPTYYNPTPFDKLRYKLETLHLCKNVFMWQEVK
- a CDS encoding radical SAM protein; protein product: MKILLLEHPRSISTERCNDIANTPLSSCLLTGYAAGILKGNGHEVKIIEGFLDKLSYEEIWKELKDFKPDILGVHMIYHWKNDGKLYSFLETVKNEGLTPYVTAYGFYPTFGYEEILQSCKAIDSIILGEPELTFAELAAALSNKTSHENIQGLAYQSSHGSIIYSKGKPVENLDTLPFPVRTKASFSIGEVNILGSRGCYGACTFCYISSFYVHSPKWRGRSPENIIAEIDEILSNHNLNYFYFTDPNFFGPGQNGQERVLRLASLIKPRKIRFGIEARVNDIHDESIKALVDAGLCHILIGLESGKNESLKRLNKMTTVSQNEKAIKILRKHGIEPSIGFIMFEPDSSLEDIRINFEFLKRNSLLKNLDITVNVLYHHMIILQGTKAYKSLKSEGCLDISPYSTYEASTSYVNQQVFTLAAIMRDITNYIFYRLEEIWSKKVPEPTNAPLKYERINRLLVGCFETALASLENGKYFSDKEMETFICKTKKQIDKLF
- a CDS encoding aspartate racemase gives rise to the protein MKKIGLIGGMSWESSVEYYRLINEEVKLKLGGLHSAECLLYSVDFDKIEFYMRNDQWDSILQILVAAAKTLENGGADFIILCTNTMHKLAEQIQKEITVALLHIADATADEITKAKIKKVGLLGTRPTMEQNFYRNGLEEKEIQVLIPNEIDREIVHDIIFKELCLGTIKQESRLEFKRIIEKLVLMGADGIILGCTEIPLLVKKEDSKVPLFDTTYIHAIRAVEKSLNII
- a CDS encoding aspartyl protease; translation: MKLRLHDGLLYSSIEITHCGVVKVIENIVIDTGAVETLISPDIVEDLGIVAELKDEIKSFYGVGGSLHYFFSKRIDQVNFGNVNLRDFKLDFGVIDPKGEINGLLGLDLLMEARAIINLKELTLKFDVS